In a genomic window of Chaetodon auriga isolate fChaAug3 chromosome 1, fChaAug3.hap1, whole genome shotgun sequence:
- the spi1b gene encoding transcription factor PU.1b, with protein sequence MLHPYRMESYLIPPHSEEMYDPEIYRHQITEYYNPYVLDTDIQTDHWDYHPHPHVHPVEFENLQEVNFTELQSVQALHPPGLIRHEAIRYDAENLIDPNLGAHPHVLQQPVAFFPRPTYPTHMSQRSSDDEEHGGRSPPLEVSDEECLRDRIPYVTPGDLGNKKKIRLYQFLLDLLRNGDMKDSIWWVDRDKGTFQFSSKHKEALAHRWGIQKGNRKKMTYQKMARALRNYGKTGEVKKIKKKLTYQFSDEVLGKSHLERKSYV encoded by the exons ATGTTGCATCCATACAGAATGGAGAGCTACCTCATCCCGCCT CACTCAGAAGAAATGTACGATCCTGAGATCTACAGACATCAAATTACAGAATATTATAATCCGTATGTCTTAGACACAGATATCCAGACAG ATCACTGGGACTACCACCCTCATCCTCACGTACACCCCGTAGAGTTCGAAAACCTCCAAGAGGTCAACTTCACGGAGCTGCAGAGTGTGCAGGCTCTGCACCCGCCGGGCCTCATACGACACGAGGCCATTCGATATGACGCAGAAAACCTGATCGATCCAAATCTCGGGGCACATCCACATGTGTTACAGCAGCCA GTAGCCTTCTTCCCTCGGCCCACATATCCAACGCACATGTCCCAGCGCAGCTCTGATGATGAGGAGCATGGAGGACGAAGTCCCCCGCTGGAGGTGTCTGATGAGGAGTGTCTGAGAGATCGAATTCCTTATGTCACACCTGGAGATCTGG GCAATAAAAAGAAGATTCGTTTGTACCAGTTCCTGTTGGACCTTTTAAGAAACGGCGACATGAAGGACAGTATCTGGTGGGtggacagagacaaaggaaCATTCCAGTTTTCTTCCAAACACAAGGAGGCTCTCGCACATCGCTGGGGGATCCAGAAGGGAAACCGCAAAAAAATGACCTATCAGAAGATGGCACGTGCGTTGCGCAACTATGGCAAAACTGGAGAGGTGAAAAAGATAAAGAAGAAGCTGACATACCAGTTCAGTGATGAGGTGCTGGGGAAGAGTCATCTGGAGAGAAAATCATATGTGTAG